A genomic stretch from Flavobacterium sp. KS-LB2 includes:
- a CDS encoding endonuclease, which produces MKQFYLKTQFFLATVFIFLSFISNAQVPTYYNGTNISQTGNTLKTSLSNLIISTHSTYLTYTPGVWDALKQTDLDPNNPSKVLLIYGYNDSDTDVTNDRTRSKDQNGGNQGDWNREHVFPRSLGNPNLGSEGPGSDAHHLRASDVNFNATRNNYPFGAGSGNAKLVNNIFYPGDEWKGDVARMIMYMYLHYGTQCLPSVVTVSSQNYSTDMTDILLEWNAEDPVSQVEINRNTILEGVQGNRNPFIDNPAFATAIWGGPQAQNRFDGSIQLDTETPSVPASLVATNITASETTLTWVQSTDNVGVLGYRIYNGTVQIASASTPSYVLSGLTANTNYTLSIKAFDAAGNISNASNSVAVRTLASIPPTTPTTSVVFINEIHYDNASTDIGEGVEIAGTAGTDLTGWSIIPYNGNGGVSYTPAGSLSGIIPNQSNGFGTVFVSINGLQNGAPDGLALVNNLGNVIQFLSYEGTFAATNGPASGITSTDIGVSEIGTEPVGLSLQLKGSGNQYSDFTWQTSVASTYGNINNGQSFAIVAEPLTAPTNLVATNVTATTSTLSWTAGTSNASFEIYNGSTLLAATTATNITLNGLTPNTTFAITVIALDANDNTSAASNVVSITTLNNTIPTPAGAVFINEIHYDNAGTDLQEGIEIAGLAGTDLTGWKIIPYNGSGGASYTPIGNLSGTIPNQLNGYGTISVPIAGLQNGSPDGIALVDAAGKVIQFLSYEGTFTATNGPAAGMTSTDIGITEASTATVGNSLQLVGKGTKYSDFTWEAAASTFGKPNKGEKFGELVFINEIHYDNAGTDIGEAVEIAGYAGTDLTGWSIIPYNGTGGASYTPTGNLSGIIPDQLNGYGTLSVNITGLQNGSPDGIALVDASGKVIQFLSYEGTFTATNGPAAGITSTDIGIAEASTAAIETSLQLTGVGFTYADFTWQAINTTFGAINKGQFFGNASDILVVIPIAEARAKTDGEIVTVTGVLTVSDQFAGSAYLQDATGAIAVFDKSVHGTGLFKIGDSITVTGTRSSFSEQVQISPVSAVTNNGLPNQPIVPLTITLSEMANHPAELVRIENTTFPKPGAMMFGNSNTDITDASGTAQLRIDADVNELTGFAQPENCSEIIGVVGNYFVTQQLLPRMRTDLPCANKYEQTGNDLAISKEKTLDIATWNIAWFGDETNSPTAGKTNSDALQKAAVKNVLQQLDADIYAVEEISDDVLFAQMVSEMNDYSYVLSEATSYPNDFSSPKQKVGFIYKNKTVTPVSTKVLLKNIHPFYNGGDVSALANYPDTDKSRFFASGRLPFMMTANVTIDGNQKQINIIDLHARANTSGDAQGKYDMRKFDVEVLKDTLKAQYPDANLVLLGDYNDDVDYTVSDVTTTVSTYEAYVNDSSHFNVLTKTLSDAGFRSYVTYENMIDHITVSNELAHLYINESARVHYEFYTSDYTKTASDHFPVSVRLQLKELTLDASSATNITCNGEANGTATVSVSGGIAPYTYTWSTNEINNTNSISNLDAGTYSVIITDALNNKLTTNFSITEPTMIAIPSTNEETVYYGYTNASCTTLSAGTVTGGVLPYTYLWSTGATTSSIAVCPTATSTYTLIVKDANGCISATEKIVNVIDVRCGNNSKNPKVEICHNGKTICIDENAVASHLAHGDRLGTCESTNNDSISITDVNVFPNPFVNNVDVSINISENAKVDFLVYNFYGQIEKQNSQEVKAGKSITKLELSELSKGYYFLKIAINGKVKEIKYLIKQ; this is translated from the coding sequence ATGAAGCAATTTTACTTAAAGACACAGTTCTTTCTTGCAACTGTATTTATTTTTTTAAGTTTTATTTCCAATGCTCAAGTTCCTACTTATTATAATGGAACTAATATTAGCCAAACAGGAAATACCTTAAAAACAAGCTTGTCAAATTTAATCATTTCAACCCATTCTACTTATTTGACTTATACTCCTGGAGTGTGGGATGCTCTAAAACAAACCGATTTGGACCCTAACAATCCTTCGAAAGTTTTACTGATTTATGGTTATAATGACAGTGACACTGATGTAACAAATGACAGAACCCGATCCAAAGATCAAAATGGTGGAAACCAAGGGGACTGGAATAGAGAACATGTATTTCCGAGATCATTAGGAAATCCTAATTTAGGAAGTGAAGGCCCAGGAAGTGATGCACATCATTTAAGAGCCTCAGATGTAAATTTTAATGCAACTAGAAACAATTATCCTTTTGGTGCCGGATCTGGAAATGCTAAATTAGTCAACAATATATTCTACCCTGGCGATGAATGGAAAGGTGATGTTGCCCGTATGATTATGTATATGTATTTGCATTATGGTACACAATGTCTTCCTAGTGTAGTAACTGTAAGTTCACAGAACTATAGTACTGATATGACCGATATTCTGCTAGAATGGAATGCAGAAGATCCAGTTTCCCAAGTAGAAATTAATAGAAATACAATATTAGAAGGAGTTCAAGGAAATAGAAACCCTTTCATTGATAATCCAGCTTTTGCGACAGCTATTTGGGGTGGACCACAAGCTCAAAATAGATTTGATGGCAGTATCCAATTAGATACAGAAACGCCGTCAGTTCCTGCTAGCTTGGTTGCCACAAATATAACGGCATCAGAAACTACATTAACATGGGTTCAGTCTACAGATAATGTGGGCGTTTTAGGATACCGAATTTATAACGGAACAGTACAAATTGCTTCTGCTTCAACTCCTAGTTATGTTTTATCTGGATTAACAGCTAATACAAATTATACTTTATCCATAAAAGCATTTGATGCAGCTGGAAACATTTCAAACGCTAGTAATAGTGTAGCTGTAAGAACCCTAGCTAGTATACCACCAACAACTCCAACCACTTCGGTAGTTTTCATCAACGAAATTCATTACGATAATGCAAGTACTGATATAGGTGAAGGTGTTGAAATTGCAGGAACAGCTGGAACCGATTTAACGGGTTGGAGCATTATTCCTTATAACGGAAATGGCGGTGTATCTTATACTCCAGCTGGAAGTTTATCAGGTATAATTCCGAATCAGTCTAATGGATTTGGAACTGTTTTCGTATCTATAAATGGATTACAAAATGGAGCCCCTGACGGACTTGCATTAGTAAACAACTTAGGAAATGTAATTCAGTTTTTAAGCTATGAAGGAACTTTTGCTGCTACTAATGGCCCAGCAAGCGGAATAACAAGTACGGATATTGGTGTTTCTGAAATTGGAACCGAACCAGTAGGCTTATCATTACAGTTGAAAGGATCTGGAAATCAATACAGTGATTTTACATGGCAAACATCAGTTGCAAGCACCTATGGAAATATCAATAACGGGCAATCATTCGCAATAGTTGCCGAGCCTCTTACTGCTCCTACAAATTTAGTAGCAACTAATGTTACTGCAACTACTTCAACTTTGTCTTGGACAGCAGGAACATCAAATGCTTCTTTTGAAATTTATAACGGAAGTACATTATTAGCTGCTACAACAGCTACTAATATAACTCTTAATGGTTTAACACCAAATACTACTTTTGCCATAACAGTGATTGCATTAGATGCTAACGACAACACTTCAGCAGCTAGTAATGTGGTTAGCATAACCACCTTAAATAACACTATACCTACTCCAGCTGGAGCTGTTTTTATCAATGAAATTCACTATGACAATGCAGGAACAGATCTTCAAGAAGGCATTGAAATTGCTGGGCTTGCAGGGACCGACTTAACAGGATGGAAAATCATACCTTACAATGGAAGTGGTGGCGCTTCTTATACTCCAATAGGAAACTTATCCGGAACAATTCCAAATCAATTAAACGGATATGGTACGATATCAGTACCTATTGCAGGATTACAAAATGGTTCTCCTGACGGAATTGCATTAGTTGATGCTGCTGGAAAAGTGATTCAATTTCTAAGCTACGAAGGGACTTTTACAGCGACCAATGGTCCTGCGGCAGGAATGACAAGTACTGATATTGGTATTACTGAGGCAAGTACTGCAACTGTAGGGAATTCTCTTCAGCTAGTTGGTAAAGGAACTAAATACAGTGATTTTACATGGGAAGCAGCTGCAAGTACTTTTGGAAAACCTAACAAGGGAGAAAAGTTTGGCGAGTTAGTTTTTATCAATGAAATTCACTATGACAATGCAGGGACTGATATTGGTGAAGCAGTAGAAATTGCTGGTTACGCAGGAACTGATCTAACAGGATGGAGCATAATTCCTTACAATGGAACAGGAGGAGCTAGCTATACTCCAACAGGGAATTTATCTGGTATTATTCCTGATCAATTAAATGGGTATGGTACTCTATCAGTAAACATTACGGGATTACAAAATGGTTCTCCTGACGGAATTGCATTAGTAGATGCTTCTGGAAAAGTTATTCAATTTTTAAGCTACGAAGGTACTTTTACTGCTACTAATGGTCCTGCTGCAGGAATAACAAGTACAGATATAGGTATCGCTGAAGCAAGTACAGCGGCAATAGAAACTTCATTACAATTAACTGGAGTAGGATTTACCTATGCTGATTTTACTTGGCAAGCAATCAATACTACTTTTGGAGCTATAAATAAAGGACAGTTTTTTGGTAATGCTTCTGACATACTAGTAGTTATTCCAATAGCTGAAGCTAGAGCAAAAACAGATGGAGAAATTGTAACTGTAACTGGAGTTTTAACCGTTTCTGACCAATTTGCAGGCTCAGCTTACCTGCAAGATGCTACAGGAGCGATAGCTGTTTTTGACAAATCGGTTCATGGAACTGGACTTTTTAAAATAGGAGATTCTATCACAGTTACAGGAACTAGAAGTTCTTTCAGTGAACAAGTACAAATAAGCCCTGTAAGTGCTGTTACCAATAATGGATTACCTAATCAACCTATTGTGCCCCTCACTATCACTTTGAGTGAAATGGCAAACCACCCAGCTGAATTAGTTCGCATTGAAAATACGACTTTCCCTAAGCCTGGTGCCATGATGTTTGGTAATTCAAACACTGATATTACGGATGCTAGTGGAACAGCTCAACTGAGAATCGATGCAGATGTAAATGAGCTTACAGGTTTTGCACAACCAGAAAACTGTTCAGAAATAATAGGTGTTGTGGGAAATTATTTTGTAACTCAACAACTATTACCTCGAATGAGAACAGACTTACCATGTGCCAATAAATATGAACAAACTGGTAATGATTTAGCAATTTCAAAAGAAAAAACTTTAGATATCGCTACTTGGAATATAGCTTGGTTTGGTGATGAAACCAATTCGCCTACAGCAGGAAAAACCAACTCTGATGCCCTACAAAAAGCGGCTGTTAAAAATGTTTTACAGCAATTAGATGCTGATATTTATGCTGTCGAAGAAATCTCTGACGATGTCTTATTTGCTCAAATGGTTAGCGAAATGAATGATTACAGCTATGTTTTATCGGAGGCTACCTCTTATCCTAATGACTTTAGTAGTCCAAAACAAAAAGTTGGATTTATTTATAAAAATAAAACAGTAACCCCGGTAAGTACTAAAGTACTTTTGAAAAACATTCATCCTTTTTATAATGGTGGCGATGTTTCAGCACTTGCTAATTATCCTGATACTGATAAATCTAGATTCTTTGCTAGTGGTAGATTGCCATTTATGATGACCGCAAATGTTACTATTGATGGTAATCAAAAACAAATCAATATTATTGATCTTCATGCTAGAGCAAATACAAGTGGTGATGCTCAAGGCAAATACGACATGCGTAAGTTTGATGTTGAAGTTCTAAAAGATACATTGAAGGCGCAATATCCTGATGCAAACTTAGTATTACTAGGAGATTATAACGATGATGTTGACTACACAGTATCTGATGTAACAACAACCGTTTCTACTTATGAAGCGTATGTAAATGACAGTTCTCATTTTAATGTACTTACTAAAACATTGAGTGATGCAGGATTTAGATCGTATGTTACTTATGAAAACATGATTGACCACATAACCGTTTCTAATGAACTTGCTCATTTATACATCAATGAATCTGCTAGAGTACATTATGAATTTTACACTAGTGATTATACAAAAACAGCTTCGGACCACTTCCCAGTTTCTGTAAGATTACAATTAAAAGAATTGACACTTGACGCAAGCAGTGCAACAAATATTACTTGCAACGGCGAAGCTAATGGAACTGCTACTGTTTCTGTTTCAGGCGGAATTGCACCATACACCTATACGTGGAGTACTAATGAAATCAACAATACCAACTCCATATCTAATCTTGATGCAGGAACTTATAGTGTAATTATAACTGATGCTTTAAACAATAAATTGACTACGAATTTCAGTATAACTGAGCCTACAATGATTGCTATTCCATCAACAAATGAGGAAACTGTCTATTATGGCTACACTAATGCTTCCTGCACAACACTTTCTGCTGGCACAGTAACTGGAGGCGTATTACCTTATACATACCTATGGAGCACTGGAGCAACTACAAGTAGTATTGCAGTTTGTCCTACGGCAACTAGCACCTATACACTAATTGTGAAAGACGCTAACGGTTGCATATCTGCCACAGAAAAAATTGTTAATGTAATTGATGTACGTTGCGGTAATAATTCGAAAAATCCAAAAGTAGAGATATGTCACAACGGAAAAACAATTTGTATTGATGAAAATGCTGTCGCAAGCCATTTAGCCCATGGAGATCGTTTAGGTACTTGTGAATCAACAAATAATGATTCAATATCAATAACTGATGTAAATGTATTTCCAAATCCATTCGTAAATAATGTAGATGTAAGTATTAACATCTCAGAAAATGCAAAGGTTGACTTTTTGGTTTATAACTTCTACGGACAAATTGAAAAAC
- a CDS encoding endo-arabinase, with product MKWTASFFLILIINMVSYSQNSDEANVIKKLLEKESATWRAADSKGHSDCWYIQPYSRILISTPEGVTLDIPPSAMINTNPNAMGNGGFSVNTNYKISINGNSAWVSHDEESTAKDGKKTFSYEIRLLEKIEGQWKLVGQSIHIYNPK from the coding sequence ATGAAGTGGACAGCATCCTTTTTTCTTATCCTTATTATCAACATGGTAAGTTACAGCCAGAATAGTGATGAAGCTAATGTTATAAAAAAATTACTAGAAAAAGAGTCTGCAACATGGAGAGCTGCTGATAGTAAAGGTCATTCTGATTGTTGGTACATTCAACCGTACAGCCGAATATTGATTTCCACTCCTGAGGGAGTCACACTGGATATTCCTCCAAGTGCTATGATTAACACTAATCCTAACGCTATGGGCAATGGTGGTTTTTCTGTAAATACAAACTATAAAATAAGTATTAATGGGAATAGTGCATGGGTAAGCCATGACGAAGAATCGACTGCTAAAGATGGTAAAAAAACCTTCTCCTATGAAATTCGATTATTAGAAAAAATAGAAGGACAATGGAAATTAGTGGGTCAATCCATACATATTTACAATCCAAAATAA